A window of the Clostridia bacterium genome harbors these coding sequences:
- a CDS encoding DUF72 domain-containing protein codes for MANLYVGTSGWAYKIWQPVFYPEKLPQTKFLEHYASRLTAVEVNYTFRHLLTEKTIANWLKQTPKHFRFALKANQVITHFKKLRGAEEPLQRFLSSISPLAQAGRLGPVLFQLPPQLKSDAKLLQEFLTMLPRSLRAAFEFRHESWFSDEIFDALRKYNVALCVAETKKLTTPEQQTADFAYYRFRKEEYSTAERRVLSERLHRLAADGTEVFAFFKHEETPESPLYAVELLEGVREKMA; via the coding sequence GTGGCGAATCTCTATGTTGGAACTTCCGGTTGGGCGTACAAGATCTGGCAGCCCGTGTTTTATCCGGAGAAGCTGCCGCAGACGAAATTTCTGGAACACTACGCGAGCCGCCTCACGGCCGTGGAAGTGAATTACACCTTCCGTCATTTACTCACGGAGAAAACCATTGCGAACTGGTTGAAGCAGACGCCGAAGCATTTCCGGTTTGCGCTGAAGGCAAACCAGGTGATTACGCACTTCAAGAAGCTGCGCGGTGCAGAAGAGCCTTTGCAGCGGTTTCTCTCGTCCATTTCTCCGCTGGCGCAGGCAGGGCGATTGGGGCCTGTCCTGTTCCAGTTGCCGCCTCAGTTGAAGAGCGATGCCAAGTTGCTGCAGGAGTTCCTGACAATGCTGCCGCGCAGTCTGCGCGCCGCCTTCGAGTTTCGCCACGAGTCCTGGTTCAGCGATGAAATCTTTGACGCCTTGCGGAAGTACAATGTGGCATTGTGCGTGGCGGAAACGAAGAAGCTCACCACCCCGGAACAGCAGACCGCGGATTTCGCGTACTACAGGTTCCGCAAGGAAGAATACTCGACGGCAGAACGGCGAGTGTTGAGTGAGCGCCTGCATCGGCTCGCAGCTGACGGCACCGAGGTCTTCGCTTTCTTCAAGCACGAAGAAACGCCGGAAAGCCCTCTGTACGCTGTGGAACTGCTGGAAGGCGTGCGAGAGAAGATGGCGTGA
- the ligD gene encoding non-homologous end-joining DNA ligase, whose protein sequence is MARAETTVDIQGKQVTISNLDKVMYPEAGFTKGQLIDYYVRIAPVLLPHLRERALTLKRYPNGVNGMFFYEKNCPKHRPEWVQVAPIWSPGNNKWMNYCLAQDLPTLVWAANLADIEMHTSLSLASDPIRPCFIVFDLDPGPPANIVQCCEVGLWVREVFGRMGLESFPKTSGSKGLQVYVPLNTPVTYNQTKPFAHEVARLLERQHPALVVSDMKKALRVGKIFVDWSQNDDYKTTVCVYSMRAKEKPTVSTPLQWEEVEKCFRKGDPELLVFTYDKVLVRAEKFGDLYEPVLKLKQKLPSTETLAELEGRPATVARSRTSEVKRSTSAKERERVMAKKRKGA, encoded by the coding sequence GTGGCGAGAGCTGAAACGACAGTCGACATACAAGGAAAACAGGTCACGATTTCAAACCTGGACAAGGTCATGTATCCCGAGGCCGGCTTTACCAAAGGGCAGTTGATCGACTACTACGTGCGGATTGCTCCAGTACTCTTGCCACATCTGCGGGAGCGCGCGCTGACACTGAAGAGGTATCCAAATGGCGTGAACGGAATGTTTTTCTATGAGAAGAACTGCCCGAAGCATCGTCCGGAATGGGTACAGGTGGCGCCCATCTGGAGTCCCGGAAACAATAAGTGGATGAACTACTGCCTGGCGCAGGATTTGCCAACCCTGGTCTGGGCGGCAAACCTGGCCGATATCGAGATGCATACGTCGCTGTCCTTAGCCAGCGATCCCATTCGTCCATGCTTCATCGTTTTCGATCTGGACCCAGGCCCTCCGGCAAACATCGTGCAGTGTTGCGAGGTGGGTTTGTGGGTGAGGGAGGTTTTCGGACGGATGGGCCTGGAAAGTTTTCCCAAAACGTCGGGGTCGAAGGGGTTGCAGGTGTACGTGCCGCTGAATACGCCAGTGACTTACAACCAGACCAAGCCGTTTGCACACGAGGTGGCCCGACTGCTGGAGCGGCAACATCCAGCGCTGGTCGTGAGCGACATGAAGAAAGCTCTGCGCGTAGGCAAAATTTTCGTGGACTGGTCGCAGAACGACGATTACAAGACGACGGTCTGCGTGTACTCGATGCGCGCGAAGGAGAAACCTACGGTCTCAACGCCGTTGCAGTGGGAAGAAGTTGAGAAGTGTTTCAGGAAGGGAGATCCGGAGCTGCTGGTGTTTACGTATGACAAGGTGCTGGTGCGCGCAGAAAAGTTCGGCGACCTGTATGAACCGGTTCTGAAGCTGAAGCAGAAGCTGCCTTCGACGGAGACGCTGGCCGAATTGGAAGGCAGACCGGCGACCGTCGCCCGGTCGCGGACAAGTGAAGTCAAGAGATCGACCTCGGCAAAAGAGCGCGAGCGGGTCATGGCAAAGAAAAGGAAAGGAGCGTAA
- a CDS encoding nucleotidyltransferase, giving the protein MSFHIKAMVPNSGQKPLPVSSSIAPDFPEKQRRLFTEVLMLMNDQRVPYVVSGAFALQQHTGIWRDTKDLDLFLAAEDVPAALRHLQDAGFETEVCDPVWLAKAHRNDFYVDLITGMSNAIITVDRSWIERGSPAEIVGIPSRVLAAEELIASKLFVTFRERFDGADVVHVIHGTGGKLDWGRILTLVGEHWQVLLWAMMLFQYTYPAHTHFIPRRIWDDLLARLYHELDHPDPRAQFRGSLIDENMFAIDVNEWGFENLIEKRRDAREFKICKPAKESAA; this is encoded by the coding sequence GTGTCATTCCACATCAAAGCCATGGTGCCAAACAGCGGACAGAAACCTCTGCCGGTCAGTAGCTCAATTGCTCCGGACTTTCCGGAAAAGCAGCGTCGTTTGTTCACGGAGGTACTCATGCTGATGAATGACCAGCGGGTGCCGTACGTCGTTTCCGGTGCATTTGCGCTGCAACAGCACACCGGAATCTGGCGCGACACGAAGGACCTGGACCTATTCCTCGCGGCGGAGGATGTTCCGGCGGCGCTCCGCCATCTGCAGGATGCCGGTTTTGAGACAGAGGTTTGCGATCCAGTGTGGCTTGCCAAGGCGCACCGCAACGATTTCTACGTGGATCTGATTACCGGCATGAGCAACGCAATCATTACCGTCGATCGCTCGTGGATCGAGCGAGGCTCACCAGCCGAGATTGTCGGCATTCCCTCGCGCGTTCTCGCCGCCGAAGAACTCATCGCATCCAAACTCTTTGTCACTTTCCGCGAACGATTTGACGGTGCCGACGTTGTTCACGTGATACATGGCACTGGCGGCAAACTCGATTGGGGTCGGATACTCACGCTTGTCGGCGAACATTGGCAAGTCCTGCTTTGGGCCATGATGCTCTTTCAATACACCTATCCTGCGCACACGCATTTCATTCCGCGACGGATATGGGACGACCTGTTGGCCCGGCTGTACCACGAACTCGACCATCCCGATCCTAGGGCGCAGTTCCGCGGAAGCCTGATTGATGAGAATATGTTTGCCATCGACGTCAACGAGTGGGGCTTCGAGAATTTAATCGAGAAGCGTCGCGACGCTCGCGAATTCAAAATCTGCAAACCGGCTAAAGAATCAGCCGCTTGA